The following coding sequences are from one Pseudomonas mendocina window:
- a CDS encoding ABC transporter substrate-binding protein: MQNYKKILLAAAATLAFGTSAVAADKLKLGTEGAYPPFNLIDSSGKVTGFDVEIGQALCAKMQAECEVVTSDWDGIIPALNAKKFDFLIASMSITEERQAAVDFTEPYYTNKLQFIAPKSADFKTDAGSLKGKVIGAQRATIAGTWLEDNLGKVVDIKLYDTQENAYLDLSSGRLDGVLADTFVNWEWLKSDAGKDFEFKGDPVFDNDKIGIAVRKGDPLREKLNTALQAIIEDGTYKQINDKYFPFSIY; encoded by the coding sequence ATGCAGAACTATAAGAAGATCCTGCTGGCCGCGGCCGCTACCCTGGCTTTCGGCACCAGCGCTGTCGCCGCTGACAAACTGAAACTCGGCACCGAAGGCGCCTACCCTCCCTTCAACCTGATCGACTCCAGCGGCAAGGTCACCGGTTTCGACGTGGAGATCGGTCAGGCCCTGTGCGCCAAGATGCAGGCCGAGTGCGAAGTGGTCACCTCTGACTGGGATGGCATCATCCCGGCCCTGAACGCCAAGAAGTTCGACTTCCTGATCGCCTCGATGTCGATCACCGAAGAGCGTCAGGCTGCGGTCGATTTCACCGAGCCCTACTACACCAACAAGCTGCAATTCATTGCACCCAAGTCGGCCGACTTCAAGACCGACGCCGGCAGCCTCAAGGGCAAGGTGATCGGCGCACAGCGTGCCACCATCGCCGGCACCTGGCTGGAAGACAACCTGGGCAAAGTGGTGGACATCAAGCTGTATGACACCCAGGAAAACGCCTACCTCGACCTGTCCTCGGGCCGCCTCGACGGCGTACTGGCCGACACTTTCGTCAACTGGGAATGGCTCAAGAGCGACGCCGGCAAGGACTTCGAGTTCAAGGGCGACCCGGTATTCGACAACGACAAGATCGGCATTGCCGTGCGCAAGGGTGATCCACTGCGCGAGAAGCTGAATACCGCTCTGCAAGCCATCATCGAAGACGGCACCTACAAGCAGATCAACGACAAGTACTTCCCGTTCAGCATCTACTGA
- a CDS encoding ABC transporter ATP-binding protein: protein MAEATPALEIRNLHKRYGDLEVLKGISLTARDGDVISILGSSGSGKSTFLRCINLLENPHQGQIFVAGEELKLKAAKNGDLVAADNKQINRLRSEIGFVFQNFNLWPHMSVLDNIIEAPRRVLGQSKAEAIEVAEALLAKVGIAEKRHVYPNQLSGGQQQRAAIARTLAMHPKVILFDEPTSALDPEMVQEVLNVIRALADEGRTMLLVTHEMSFARQVSSEVVFLHQGLVEEQGPPAQVFDNPLSARCKQFMSSNR from the coding sequence ATGGCCGAGGCGACGCCCGCGCTGGAAATACGCAACCTGCACAAACGCTACGGCGACCTCGAAGTGCTCAAGGGCATCTCCCTGACGGCCAGAGACGGTGACGTCATCTCCATTCTCGGCTCCTCCGGTTCCGGCAAATCCACCTTTCTGCGCTGCATCAACTTGCTGGAAAACCCGCATCAGGGTCAGATCTTCGTCGCTGGCGAGGAACTCAAGCTCAAGGCCGCGAAGAACGGCGATCTGGTCGCAGCCGACAACAAGCAGATCAATCGCCTGCGCAGCGAGATCGGTTTCGTCTTTCAGAATTTCAACCTCTGGCCGCACATGAGCGTGCTCGACAACATCATCGAAGCACCGCGCCGCGTACTCGGCCAGAGCAAGGCAGAAGCCATCGAAGTGGCCGAAGCGCTGTTGGCCAAGGTCGGTATCGCCGAAAAGCGCCACGTCTATCCCAATCAGCTATCCGGCGGCCAGCAGCAACGCGCGGCCATCGCTCGCACCCTGGCCATGCATCCGAAGGTGATCCTGTTCGACGAGCCGACTTCGGCGCTCGACCCGGAGATGGTACAAGAAGTGCTTAATGTGATTCGCGCGCTTGCCGATGAGGGTCGCACCATGCTGCTGGTTACTCATGAAATGAGTTTCGCTCGCCAGGTTTCCAGCGAGGTGGTGTTCCTCCACCAGGGCCTGGTCGAGGAACAAGGGCCACCCGCCCAGGTGTTCGACAACCCGCTATCGGCACGCTGTAAACAATTCATGTCCAGCAATCGCTAA
- a CDS encoding DedA family protein yields MEFIQLVIDFILNIDQHLTELTAAYGPWVYGILFLIVFCETGLVVTPFLPGDSLLFVAGAIALHGTLDVHLLVALLIIAAILGDALNYSIGRFFGLRLFNNPESKIFRREHLALTRSFYARHGGKTIILARFVPIVRTFAPFVAGMSHMSYRRFAAYNVVGAILWVTSFTYAGYWFGNLPVIKNNLHYLIVGIILVSVLPSLFALLRQRMARASTE; encoded by the coding sequence ATGGAATTCATCCAGCTCGTCATCGACTTCATCCTCAACATCGATCAGCACCTGACCGAACTCACCGCTGCCTATGGGCCATGGGTGTACGGCATCCTGTTCCTGATCGTGTTCTGCGAAACCGGCCTGGTGGTCACGCCCTTCCTGCCTGGTGATTCGCTGCTGTTCGTCGCTGGAGCCATCGCTCTGCACGGCACGCTCGATGTACACCTGCTGGTGGCACTGCTGATCATTGCGGCGATTCTCGGTGACGCCCTGAACTACAGCATCGGCCGCTTCTTCGGCCTGCGCCTGTTCAACAATCCGGAATCGAAGATCTTCCGCCGCGAACACCTGGCGCTGACCCGATCCTTCTATGCCCGCCACGGCGGCAAGACCATCATCCTCGCCCGCTTCGTGCCCATCGTGCGCACCTTCGCGCCCTTCGTCGCCGGCATGAGCCACATGAGCTATCGGCGCTTCGCAGCCTACAACGTGGTAGGCGCCATTCTCTGGGTGACTTCGTTCACCTACGCCGGCTACTGGTTCGGCAACCTGCCGGTGATCAAGAACAACCTGCACTACCTGATCGTCGGCATCATCCTCGTCTCGGTGCTGCCCAGCCTGTTCGCCCTGCTGCGCCAGCGCATGGCCCGAGCGAGCACCGAGTAA
- a CDS encoding oxidative damage protection protein translates to MTRTVLCRKHKQELPGLDRPPYPGPKGEDIFNNVSKQAWDEWQKHQTMLINERRLNMMNAEDRKFLQAEMDKFLSGEEYAQAEGYVPPSE, encoded by the coding sequence ATGACCCGCACCGTGCTGTGCCGCAAGCACAAACAGGAACTGCCCGGCCTGGATCGCCCGCCCTACCCGGGCCCGAAAGGCGAAGACATCTTCAACAACGTTTCCAAGCAAGCCTGGGACGAGTGGCAGAAGCATCAAACCATGCTGATCAACGAGCGCCGTCTGAACATGATGAACGCCGAAGATCGCAAGTTTCTGCAGGCCGAGATGGACAAGTTCCTCTCCGGCGAGGAATACGCCCAGGCCGAAGGCTACGTACCACCGAGCGAGTAA
- the mutY gene encoding A/G-specific adenine glycosylase: MSPEQFNSAVLAWYDQHGRKDLPWQQNITPYRVWVSEIMLQQTQVSTVLGYFDRFMAALPTVKDLAEAPEDEVLHLWTGLGYYTRARNLQKTAQIIMREHGGEFPRSVDALSELPGIGRSTAGAIASLSMSVRAPILDGNVKRVLARYVAQEGYPGEPKVAKQLWDVAERLTPHERVNHYTQAMMDLGATLCTRSKPTCLLCPVRSGCQAHLLGLEIRYPVAKPRKALPQKRTLMPILANEAGDILLYRRPASGLWGGLWSLPELDDLEQLDDLARQQHLALGERRELEGLTHTFSHFQLAIEPWLINVAERPGRVAEGEWLWYNLATPPRLGLAAPVKKLLKRAAQAITAGEPT, from the coding sequence ATGAGTCCCGAGCAATTCAACAGCGCCGTGCTGGCCTGGTACGACCAGCATGGGCGCAAGGATCTGCCCTGGCAGCAGAACATCACGCCCTACCGCGTGTGGGTCTCGGAGATCATGCTGCAGCAGACCCAGGTCAGTACCGTGCTCGGCTACTTCGACCGGTTCATGGCCGCGCTGCCGACCGTGAAGGATCTGGCCGAAGCGCCTGAGGACGAAGTGCTGCACCTGTGGACGGGCCTGGGCTACTACACCCGCGCGCGCAACCTGCAGAAAACGGCGCAGATCATCATGCGCGAGCATGGCGGCGAATTTCCGCGCAGCGTCGATGCCCTCAGCGAACTGCCCGGCATCGGCCGCTCCACTGCCGGCGCCATCGCCAGCCTGAGCATGAGCGTGCGTGCGCCGATCCTCGACGGCAACGTCAAGCGCGTGCTGGCGCGCTACGTGGCGCAAGAGGGCTATCCGGGCGAGCCGAAAGTGGCCAAGCAACTGTGGGACGTGGCCGAGCGCCTCACCCCGCACGAGCGCGTCAACCACTACACCCAGGCGATGATGGATCTCGGCGCCACCCTCTGCACCCGCAGCAAACCCACCTGCCTGCTGTGCCCGGTGCGCAGCGGCTGCCAGGCGCACCTGCTCGGCCTGGAAATCCGCTATCCGGTGGCGAAGCCGCGCAAGGCACTGCCACAGAAGCGCACATTGATGCCGATCCTGGCCAATGAGGCGGGCGACATCCTGCTCTATCGCCGCCCCGCCAGCGGACTGTGGGGCGGACTGTGGAGCCTGCCGGAGCTGGATGACCTCGAGCAACTCGACGACCTCGCCCGACAGCAACACCTGGCACTGGGCGAACGCCGTGAGCTGGAAGGCCTGACCCACACCTTCAGCCACTTCCAACTGGCCATCGAACCCTGGCTGATCAACGTGGCAGAGCGACCAGGTCGCGTGGCCGAGGGCGAGTGGCTCTGGTATAACCTCGCCACCCCGCCGCGCCTGGGCCTCGCCGCCCCCGTGAAGAAGCTGCTCAAACGCGCGGCACAAGCCATTACCGCTGGAGAACCGACATGA